Proteins co-encoded in one Nonlabens agnitus genomic window:
- the ilvN gene encoding acetolactate synthase small subunit, protein MENKEQLYTVSIYTENNIGLLNRISAIFQRRHINIESINTSASEIEDVSRWTILVKMTEVQIKKIIGQIEKQVEVIKAFYHTEDETIYQESCLFKIKSDLLFEERQIQNIIKDSNARIVTVNKEYFVLEKSGRRSEVDLLYRELSAFGILQFNRSGRIAVTKDAMEITKMLAALNS, encoded by the coding sequence ATGGAAAACAAAGAACAACTATATACCGTATCCATTTATACCGAGAATAATATTGGGTTGTTGAATCGCATATCTGCCATATTTCAACGTCGCCATATTAATATTGAAAGTATAAATACCAGTGCTTCAGAGATTGAGGATGTTTCTAGATGGACGATTCTAGTCAAGATGACTGAGGTCCAGATCAAAAAGATCATAGGCCAGATTGAGAAACAGGTAGAAGTCATCAAGGCATTTTATCATACTGAGGATGAGACCATCTATCAGGAATCCTGTCTTTTTAAAATCAAATCAGACCTTCTTTTTGAAGAGCGTCAAATACAAAATATCATCAAGGACAGCAACGCACGCATCGTGACGGTGAATAAAGAATATTTTGTGTTGGAGAAATCTGGCAGGCGCAGCGAGGTCGATCTATTATATCGAGAATTGAGTGCTTTTGGCATTCTTCAATTCAACCGTTCTGGACGCATTGCCGTCACTAAAGATGCCATGGAAATAACTAAAATGCTAGCCGCATTAAACTCATAA
- the ilvB gene encoding biosynthetic-type acetolactate synthase large subunit — MKEQTATQTAPSATTTERMSGAEAIIKCFLAEGVDTVFGYPGGAIMPLYDKFYGYQDQLKHILTRHEQGATHAAQGYARISNKVGVAIATSGPGATNLITGLADAMIDSTPLICVTGQVGSHLLGTDAFQETDIVGISTPVTKWNTQITKAADIPTVFAKAFYIAQSGRPGPVLIDITKDAQFEEFDFAYAKCNSIRSYVPVPETTQGSIEAAAKAINEAKKPLIVWGQGVVLGEAEEELLAVIEKGGIPAAWTILGASAVPTSHELNVGMVGMHGNYAPNLLTNECDVLIAIGMRFDDRVTGDLSRYAKQAKIIHFEIDPAEVSKNVHADIPVLGDSKKTLAALLPLLEEKTYPEWRQQFADLYQVELDKVINDDMNPKTEGLTMAEVIQQINKKSASKAAIVTDVGQHQMVACRYADFKQTRSNITSGGLGTMGFALPAAIGAKMAAPDRQVVAVIGDGGYQMTIQELGTIFQTKVPVKIVVLNNEYLGMVRQWQQLFFDKRYASTEMINPDFIKIAEGYNIKAKLVTDRKDLASAVEEMMKCDEAYFLEVRVEKEGNVFPMIPTGAAVSEIRLE, encoded by the coding sequence ATGAAAGAACAAACAGCAACTCAAACCGCGCCCAGCGCCACCACGACAGAAAGAATGTCTGGGGCAGAAGCTATTATCAAATGCTTCCTTGCCGAAGGTGTGGATACCGTTTTCGGCTATCCTGGTGGTGCCATCATGCCGCTCTACGACAAGTTCTACGGCTATCAAGATCAGCTTAAGCATATTTTGACACGTCATGAGCAAGGTGCCACACACGCCGCACAAGGCTATGCACGTATTTCCAATAAAGTAGGCGTTGCCATTGCAACCTCTGGACCAGGAGCTACTAATCTTATCACTGGACTGGCAGACGCCATGATCGATTCCACACCATTGATTTGCGTCACGGGTCAGGTAGGGTCACACCTGCTGGGAACCGACGCGTTTCAGGAAACTGATATTGTTGGTATTTCCACACCAGTTACTAAGTGGAACACACAAATCACCAAGGCGGCAGATATCCCAACCGTTTTTGCCAAAGCCTTTTATATCGCACAAAGTGGCCGTCCAGGTCCAGTCTTGATTGATATTACTAAAGACGCACAGTTTGAAGAGTTTGATTTCGCTTACGCGAAATGTAATTCAATCAGAAGCTACGTACCTGTTCCAGAAACCACGCAAGGATCTATTGAAGCTGCTGCAAAAGCCATTAACGAAGCCAAAAAACCACTGATCGTTTGGGGTCAAGGCGTTGTGTTGGGCGAGGCAGAAGAAGAATTACTAGCAGTTATCGAAAAAGGTGGTATTCCAGCAGCCTGGACCATATTGGGAGCGAGTGCCGTTCCAACCTCACATGAACTCAACGTGGGAATGGTAGGAATGCATGGCAATTATGCACCTAACCTATTGACCAATGAGTGCGATGTGCTTATCGCCATCGGTATGCGATTTGACGACCGTGTGACCGGCGACTTATCGCGATATGCAAAACAAGCCAAAATCATTCATTTTGAAATTGATCCAGCTGAGGTCAGTAAAAATGTCCACGCAGATATTCCTGTTTTAGGTGATTCCAAAAAGACACTGGCCGCACTGTTACCTCTATTGGAAGAAAAAACCTATCCAGAATGGCGCCAGCAATTTGCTGATTTGTATCAAGTAGAGCTGGATAAAGTCATAAACGACGACATGAACCCAAAAACCGAAGGGTTGACCATGGCAGAGGTGATCCAGCAGATCAATAAAAAGTCTGCGAGTAAAGCAGCCATTGTTACTGATGTAGGACAGCATCAAATGGTGGCATGTCGTTATGCCGACTTCAAACAGACGCGCAGTAACATTACATCTGGAGGTTTGGGAACCATGGGCTTTGCCCTGCCAGCAGCCATAGGTGCAAAAATGGCCGCGCCAGATCGTCAAGTGGTGGCCGTGATAGGCGATGGTGGATACCAAATGACCATTCAAGAACTGGGAACTATTTTCCAGACTAAGGTGCCGGTCAAGATCGTCGTACTCAACAATGAATACCTGGGCATGGTGCGTCAATGGCAGCAGCTGTTTTTTGACAAGCGCTATGCCAGTACAGAAATGATCAATCCAGATTTTATCAAGATTGCAGAAGGTTATAACATCAAGGCAAAACTCGTGACAGACCGCAAGGATCTCGCTAGTGCCGTTGAAGAAATGATGAAATGTGACGAGGCCTATTTCCTTGAAGTACGAGTAGAAAAAGAAGGGAATGTTTTCCCTATGATTCCTACTGGTGCTGCGGTTTCAGAGATTCGATTGGAGTAA
- the ilvC gene encoding ketol-acid reductoisomerase produces the protein MSNYFNTLSLSQKLEQLSKCRFMEQAEFENGVDALKGKKITIVGCGAQGLNQGLNMRDSGLDISYALRKEAIEQQRQSYKNATENGFTVGTYEELIPQSDLVLNLTPDKQHSAVVKAVMPHMKNGATLSYSHGFNIVEEGQKIREDITVIMVAPKCPGSEVREEYKRGFGVPTLIAVHPENDPENKGWDQAKAYAIATGGHKAGVLESSFVAEVKSDLMGEQTILCGVLQTASILLYDKMVAQGTPEGYASNLIQYGWERITEALKHGGITNMMDRLDNVSKIKAYELSEELKDIMRPLFVKHQDDIMSGHFSQTMMEDWANDDKNLLKWRAETENTAFEKSTATGDIKEQEYFDNGVAMVAFIKAGVELAFETMVASGIVEESAYYESLHELPLIANTVARKKLFEMNRIISDTAEYGCYLFDHAAKPLLSDYVNGLDKALIGNAFAKAERIDNHKLIAINKAIRNHPIESVGAKLRDSMTAMKSI, from the coding sequence ATGTCAAATTACTTTAACACCTTATCGCTTTCGCAAAAACTGGAACAACTCTCCAAATGCCGCTTCATGGAGCAGGCAGAATTTGAAAATGGTGTCGATGCCCTTAAAGGAAAAAAAATAACCATCGTAGGTTGCGGTGCTCAAGGATTGAATCAAGGTTTGAACATGCGTGATTCTGGTCTTGATATTTCTTACGCACTTAGAAAAGAAGCTATAGAACAACAAAGACAATCCTATAAAAACGCTACAGAAAACGGCTTTACCGTTGGGACCTATGAAGAACTGATACCACAATCAGACCTCGTACTCAATCTAACGCCAGACAAGCAGCACAGTGCTGTGGTAAAAGCGGTAATGCCGCACATGAAAAATGGTGCCACGCTTTCCTACTCGCACGGTTTCAACATCGTGGAAGAAGGCCAAAAAATCAGGGAAGATATTACCGTGATCATGGTAGCACCTAAATGTCCAGGATCTGAGGTTAGAGAAGAATATAAGAGAGGTTTTGGGGTTCCTACCTTGATTGCCGTACATCCAGAAAATGATCCAGAAAACAAAGGTTGGGATCAAGCCAAAGCTTACGCGATCGCCACTGGTGGTCATAAAGCTGGTGTATTGGAATCTTCTTTTGTGGCAGAGGTGAAGAGCGACCTGATGGGCGAGCAAACCATTTTATGTGGTGTGTTGCAAACGGCCTCTATTTTATTGTACGATAAAATGGTCGCACAGGGAACGCCAGAAGGCTATGCATCAAACTTGATCCAGTACGGCTGGGAACGTATTACAGAGGCACTCAAACATGGTGGTATTACCAACATGATGGATAGGCTGGACAATGTTTCAAAGATTAAGGCCTATGAGCTTTCTGAAGAATTGAAAGACATCATGAGACCTCTATTTGTCAAGCATCAAGACGATATCATGTCGGGTCATTTTTCACAAACCATGATGGAAGACTGGGCAAATGATGATAAGAACCTCTTGAAATGGCGCGCCGAAACTGAAAACACCGCATTTGAGAAATCCACAGCGACGGGCGATATCAAGGAGCAGGAATATTTTGATAACGGTGTTGCTATGGTAGCCTTTATAAAAGCTGGTGTAGAACTTGCGTTTGAGACGATGGTTGCCTCTGGGATCGTTGAGGAAAGCGCTTACTATGAGTCTTTGCACGAGTTGCCATTGATCGCAAACACGGTAGCTAGAAAGAAGCTGTTTGAGATGAACCGCATCATTTCTGACACGGCAGAATATGGCTGCTACTTGTTTGACCATGCTGCAAAACCTTTATTGTCTGATTATGTCAATGGACTGGATAAAGCTCTTATAGGTAACGCTTTCGCGAAAGCGGAACGCATCGACAATCACAAACTCATAGCCATAAACAAAGCCATTAGAAACCATCCTATTGAAAGCGTAGGCGCAAAGTTGCGCGACTCCATGACCGCTATGAAATCCATCTAA
- the ilvD gene encoding dihydroxy-acid dehydratase translates to MSLNKYSKTVTQDPTQPAAQAMLHAIGLSKEDLQKPFVGIASTGYEGNPCNMHLNDLAKLVKQGTLEKNLVGLIFNTIGVSDGISMGTPGMRYSLPSRDIIADSMETVVQAMSYDGLVTVVGCDKNMPGALMAMIRLDRPSILVYGGTIDSGCHNGQKLDVVSAFEAWGSKVAGTMQEEEYQSIVKKACPGAGACGGMYTANTMASSIEALGMALPYNSSNPALSKDKQQESIDAGKAMLNLLEKDIKPSDIITRKSLENAVRLVTILGGSTNAVLHFLAIARAAQIDFTLKDFQNISDNTPFLADLKPSGKYLMEDIHRIGGIPAVMKYLLSKGLIHGDCMTVTGKTVAENLRDVPDLTADQDVIKTVEEPIKVSGHLRMLYGNLASDGSVAKITGKEGLQFTGKAKVFDGEYAANDGIRDGQVNKGDVVVIRYEGPKGGPGMPEMLKPTAAIMGAGLGKEVALITDGRFSGGTHGFVVGHITPEAQEGGTIALVKDGDTITIDAVSNSIILEVSDEELEQRKKQWKQPPLKFSRGVLYKYARTVSNASKGCVTDEF, encoded by the coding sequence ATCCCTGTAACATGCACTTAAATGACTTGGCAAAACTGGTAAAGCAAGGAACCTTGGAAAAAAACCTTGTTGGTTTAATATTCAATACCATTGGTGTTAGCGACGGTATTTCTATGGGAACACCTGGAATGCGTTACTCATTACCTTCCAGAGATATCATCGCAGATTCCATGGAGACAGTCGTACAGGCCATGAGCTATGATGGACTTGTAACCGTGGTGGGTTGTGATAAAAATATGCCAGGAGCATTGATGGCGATGATAAGATTGGATCGTCCCAGCATTTTGGTGTACGGCGGTACCATAGATTCTGGTTGCCACAATGGCCAGAAGCTGGATGTAGTATCTGCTTTTGAAGCTTGGGGCAGCAAGGTTGCTGGTACCATGCAAGAAGAAGAATATCAAAGTATTGTGAAGAAAGCTTGTCCTGGCGCTGGTGCCTGCGGTGGCATGTACACGGCAAATACCATGGCCAGTTCTATAGAGGCACTTGGGATGGCCTTGCCTTACAATTCATCCAACCCTGCATTGAGCAAGGATAAACAACAAGAATCCATTGACGCAGGAAAAGCAATGCTCAACTTGTTGGAAAAGGACATCAAGCCATCTGATATCATAACTCGCAAATCATTAGAGAATGCGGTAAGATTGGTAACTATTTTAGGTGGATCTACTAATGCCGTACTTCACTTTCTTGCGATTGCCAGAGCGGCACAAATTGATTTTACACTTAAGGATTTCCAAAATATTAGTGACAACACACCATTCTTAGCAGATTTAAAACCTAGCGGGAAATACTTGATGGAAGACATCCACCGCATAGGTGGTATTCCAGCCGTCATGAAGTATTTGTTGAGTAAGGGATTGATCCATGGCGACTGTATGACCGTAACTGGAAAAACAGTTGCAGAGAATTTGAGAGATGTGCCAGATCTAACAGCAGATCAAGATGTGATCAAAACGGTAGAAGAACCCATCAAGGTTTCCGGTCACTTGAGGATGTTGTACGGCAATCTGGCAAGCGATGGTAGCGTTGCAAAAATCACTGGAAAAGAAGGGTTGCAATTCACAGGTAAGGCCAAAGTTTTTGATGGCGAGTATGCCGCAAACGACGGCATTCGTGATGGCCAGGTAAATAAAGGCGATGTTGTCGTTATAAGATATGAAGGTCCTAAAGGAGGTCCGGGAATGCCAGAAATGCTTAAACCTACAGCGGCCATTATGGGTGCGGGTTTAGGTAAGGAAGTAGCCTTGATAACTGATGGTCGATTCTCTGGCGGTACGCATGGCTTTGTGGTGGGACACATCACTCCAGAAGCTCAGGAAGGTGGCACCATCGCCCTCGTAAAAGATGGAGATACCATTACCATAGATGCCGTTTCCAATTCCATTATTCTGGAAGTATCAGATGAAGAATTGGAACAAAGAAAAAAACAATGGAAACAGCCACCACTCAAGTTTTCAAGAGGTGTGCTCTATAAATATGCACGAACAGTTTCAAATGCCTCAAAAGGCTGTGTGACTGACGAATTTTAA